The nucleotide sequence GGGAGCGCCCGGGGGGCACCAGGGACCGCCGGGGAGCGCCCCGAGCGCAGGTCCCCTCTGCCCGGCCTGCGGGCCGACGCCGCTCCTTCCGGGCCGCGCCCTCGGGGGGTGTCCGCCACCCTCCAAGGGCTGGTCCAGGGGCTGTCCGACACCCCTTAGACCCTGGTCCACGTCCCCCGGTCGCGGGCCATCGCGTGCAGCGCCTCCACGTCCGCCGGCTTCAGCACACCGCCGAGCCGGGCCAGCCCGCCGATCTCGCCGTCGCGCAGGACGCGCACCTCACGCGCCGGGACGGTCACCAGGGCGTCCGCCGCGCCGACCAGGACCAGCACGGGCCGGACCTCGGCGGTCAGGGCGTGGGAGGCGCGGTCGGCGTCGGCGCGCACCCGGCGCAGCAGCGGCTGCGGGTCCCGGCGGCCCAGGGCGACCAGCGGGTCGGCGACCCTGACCCGCTGCTTACGGGCGTACAGCGCGTGGATCGCGAAGAGGCCGCCCGGGCCGATGGCCAGGTGGTGCACACGGTCCCCGCCGGGCAGGGGCAGGGAGTGCACCGTGCGCCATCCCGCGCCGTCGAGGCGGTCCAGGGCCTCGCCGACCGTCTGCTCGGCCGCCAGAGCGCGGCGGCGCGGGTCGGCCCGCAGCCGGTGGGCGGGGCCGGGGTCGCGGTCCAGGTCGACCAGCAGAGCCTCACCCGGGCGGTTCGGCGCCAGGTCGTCGTCCGGATGGAGGGAGAGGCGGGCCAGTTCCGCGGGGGTGGGCACCGGGGGCGGGCCCACCGTCACGGGGCCGGTGATGAAGGGACCCAGGACCTCGAGGACGGCCTCCCTGCGGTCGTCCCCGATCAGGTTGATCCTGGCCGCCTCACGGTCGTACCAGGCGATGTTCCTGCCGTCCTTGAGACAGACGTAGAGCCGCTCCTGGCCATGCCGCCAGGCCGGTACGACACGCAGTCCGTTCATGCAGCACCACCCCTATGACCATGGGAACAGGAGGGGCGCCGCGGGGCAAGAAGGCGGTTAGTCCCCGGACGAGTTGGGCAGGGACCGGACAGCGCGTTTGGGGAGGCGCCGTTGCGGACCCGCAGGAAGCAGTCCGACGTACCGGTTCCGGACCGTCCGTGGAGCGAGATCGTGCCCGGCCTGTGGATGGGCGGCCATGAGTTCCGGGGGCGTTCGGGGGCGGTGGAACCCGCCGTGGTGCGGGCCGAGTTCGATCTCGTCCAGACGCTGACCCGCGCCCGTCCGGGGCACGGGCCCGACCCCGGCGTACGGCACCACGTGTGGCCGATTCCGGACGGTCCGCTGGACGGTACGCAGCTGGCCGGGGTGATCCGGCTGGCGCGGGCCGCCGAGGAGGCGATGGACGACGGCCGCACGGTCCTCGTCCGCTGCTACAGCGGCTACAACCGG is from Streptomyces asoensis and encodes:
- a CDS encoding nuclease-related domain-containing protein gives rise to the protein MNGLRVVPAWRHGQERLYVCLKDGRNIAWYDREAARINLIGDDRREAVLEVLGPFITGPVTVGPPPVPTPAELARLSLHPDDDLAPNRPGEALLVDLDRDPGPAHRLRADPRRRALAAEQTVGEALDRLDGAGWRTVHSLPLPGGDRVHHLAIGPGGLFAIHALYARKQRVRVADPLVALGRRDPQPLLRRVRADADRASHALTAEVRPVLVLVGAADALVTVPAREVRVLRDGEIGGLARLGGVLKPADVEALHAMARDRGTWTRV
- a CDS encoding dual specificity protein phosphatase family protein produces the protein MRTRRKQSDVPVPDRPWSEIVPGLWMGGHEFRGRSGAVEPAVVRAEFDLVQTLTRARPGHGPDPGVRHHVWPIPDGPLDGTQLAGVIRLARAAEEAMDDGRTVLVRCYSGYNRSGLVVAHALARRGHSAEAAIRLIRSRRSPWALHNELFVEYLRAGLTTARLLEELAE